A single genomic interval of Lepidochelys kempii isolate rLepKem1 chromosome 13, rLepKem1.hap2, whole genome shotgun sequence harbors:
- the REM1 gene encoding GTP-binding protein REM 1 has product MTLNTQQGGKGPVRRRASTPVPLSHQSQPGVRGPRPNPIESHHPPLGSSSSFEPGDKALAVPHSSWSSDSANSDSSWESLYRVMLLGDPGVGKTSLVNLFAGIQERDLPEQPGEDTYERTLSVDGEEMTLLVMDTWETERQPQDEENWFHNYCLQVGNAYVIVYSITDRVSFESASELRIQLRRTRQAENIPIILVGNKTDLVRCREVSVEEGRACAVVFDCKFIETSATLQHNVTELFEGVVRQIRLRRDSKEANERRMSIYKRKESLTKKARRFLDRLVARNNKKVALKVRSKSCHDLSVL; this is encoded by the exons ATGACTCTGAACACGCAGCAAGGGGGCAAGGGCCCTGTGCGCAGACGGGCCAGCACCCCGGTCCCCCTCTCCCACCAGTCCCAGCCAGGGGTGCGTGGGCCGAGGCCTAACCCCATTGAGTCCCATCACCCTCCGcttggctcctcctcctccttcgaGCCTGGAGACAAAGCTCTAGCCGTGCCACACAGCAGCTGGTCATCGGACTCGGCCAACTCCGACAGCTCCTGGGAATCCTTGTATCGGGTGatgctgctgggtgaccctggtgTGGGCAAGACCAGCTTGGTGAACCTCTTTGCTGGGATCCAAGAGCGGGACCTGCCGGAACAGCCGGGAG AAGACACCTACGAACGCACCCTATCGgtggatggggaggagatgacgctgctGGTGATGGACACCTGGGAAACAGAGAGGCAG ccccaggatgaggagaaCTGGTTCCACAATTACTGCCTGCAGGTGGGGAATGCCTATGTCATTGTCTACTCCATCACCGACAGGGTGAGTTTTGAGAGCGCCTCTGAGCTGAGAATCCAGCTGCGCCGGACCCGGCAAGCAGAGAACATCCCCATCATCCTGGTGGGGAACAAGACGGACCTGGTGCGGTGCCGGGAGGTCTCGGTGGAAG AGGGCCGGGCCTGCGCCGTGGTCTTCGACTGCAAGTTCATCGAGACGTCTGCCACCCTCCAGCACAACGTGACGGAGCTCTTTGAGGGGGTGGTGCGCCAGATCCGCCTGCGCCGGGACAGCAAGGAGGCCAACGAGAGGCGCATGTCCATCTACAAGCGCAAGGAGAGCCTCACCAAGAAGGCCCGGCGCTTCCTGGACAGACTGGTCGCCAGGAACAACAAGAAGGTGGCTCTGAAAGTTCGCTCCAAGTCTTGCCATGACCTGTCTGTGCTCTGA
- the C13H20orf96 gene encoding uncharacterized protein C20orf96 homolog gives MAAKVLNTLAQNITNKYGATDYSKWQRIEAKQNKPVSHKPALPAITSPSEDKKSEGRSAGYQKDKQSVLFSPSSSLPSKTAPSLNPRFAQQKTSAKETDLTKSLENIKIIKKLTKSKRKSLHELKHHSATLVETNGRLAQDIQQMDASTAKHARDLLQQYEMFGTVISTLQDSSQNQVGVARAELQETEKMVEKNLKKLKHQVDHMNTNVQMLQEELSVLRTYMDKEYPVKAVQIAFMLRNIRNLKEEQQDEMEDIEDLAKTVMQQLEKKVQDEKEQILQAVAKDKGFLYQEGLKQMAVNNRILRNEVQMQKKIIHELLEEITELQKSIMTLRRSVRDPREVIFADVLLRRPKCLPDTEIVLNIPVEEKFFI, from the exons atggctgcaaagGTCCTGAACACCCTGGCCCAAAACATAACTAATAAATACGGGGCAACA GATTACAGCAAGTGGCAGAGGATAGAAGCAAAACAGAATAAACCTGTGTCACACAAACCAGCTTTGCCAGCTATCACATCACCGAGTGAGGACAAGAAAAGCGAAGGGCGCTCCGCTGGCTACCAGAAAGACAAGCAGTCAG TTCTATTCAGTCCCAGTTCATCCTTGCCTTCGAAGACCGCACCCTCTCTGAATCCCAGATTTGCTCAGCAGAAAACCTCAGCAAAAGAGACTGATCTAACTAAAAGCTTGGAGAACATCAAAATTATTAAG AAACTGACCAAGTCGAAGAGAAAGTCCCTACATGAGCTGAAGCATCACAGCGCCACCCTGGTGGAGACCAACGGGAGACTGGCCCAGGACATTCAGCAGATGGATGCCAGTACTGCCAAGCATGCCAGAGACCTGCTGCAGCAGTACGAGATGTTTGGG ACAGTCATCTCGACCCTTCAGGACTCCAGTCAGAACCAAGTTGGTGTAGCTAGAGCAGAACTCCAAGAAACAGAAAAAATGGTTGAAAAGAACCTGAAGA AACTGAAACATCAGGTGGATCACATGAACACCAATGTGCAAATGCTCCAGGAAGAACTCAGTGTTTTACGAACATACATGGACAAGGAGTACCCGGTGAAAGCCGTCCAGATAGCCTTTATGCTTCGCAACATCCGAAACCTGAAGGAAGAACAGCAA GACGAAATGGAAGATATAGAAGATCTGGCAAAAACAGTAATGCAGCAACTGGAAAAGAAGGTTCAAGATGAGAAGGAGCAGATATTACAGGCTGTTGCAAAG GACAAGGGGTTTCTCTATCAGGAGGGGTTGAAGCAGATGGCTGTCAACAATCGGATACTCAGGAATGAAGTCCAAATGCAAAAGAAG ATCATTCACGAGCTATTGGAAGAAATCACAGAGCTACAAAAGAGCATTATGACACTTCGCAGGAGCGTGAGAGACCCTCGAGAGGTGATCTTCGCCGACGTCCTGCTGCGGCGGCCCAA ATGCCTGCCAGATACAGAGATTGTTCTCAATATCCCCGTAGAGGAGAAGTTTTTCATTTAG